CCACCGCGCGCAGATCGGCCACCACCGACGCGAAGACACCGGCCGCGACGGCCATGACGGCCATCCGCCCCGGCGACTCCGACGGCGGGAAAACCGCCGCCGCCAGCAGGGCCGCGGCGGCCATCACCGCCCAACCTGCCGCGACACTGACACCGGTCGGTGTCGGTTGGCGGCTGACCGGGGCCGAAGGATTCGGATCGACAGTCATCACGCGCCTTCCTCGACGGCGGGCCCGCATCTCGAACCCTCGTCGCTATATCACCCCCGGCGGCCGGCCACCGTCGACGGTTTTCACACACCTGCTACGACCACGGCTCGATTCTTGACGCGGTCGCAACGGCGACCGCTCTGCCGCGTGCGTCGACCCGGTTTCGGCTGATCCGGGGCTGGCTGCGGCACCGACGGGGGACACGCGGACCACCCGGCCACCCGTCAAGACCGCCACCCGCCGTCCGGACGTCTTCCCGGCGAGATCACCCCGCAACAGGTCACCGAGGCACGCAGGAAACTGTGGGCCCAACGAGACGGGCAGGGCCTGGAACAGGCACAGCGGCGGAGAATCCGCGAGATGCGGCAGTCATCCCGCCTGGTCGGTGCGGAGCGTCTGGATGTGGGTGACGCGCTCGCCGGTGTGCGGGTCGCGGCCGTGCCAGCACCGGTAGTTGTCCAGCACGAGCACGTCGCCCGAGTACAGCCGGAAACGGGGGAGGACCGACTGCGCCCGGCCCACCTCCTCGTCGAAGCGGGCGAGCATCGAGGCGACGTACTCCTCGTCCGGGTCGCGGTGCAGCGGGAGCGCCCCGTCGGCGCGCCGGGTGATGCGTCGTCCGGTGCGGGTGTACTCGATGTGCCGACCGACCCTGGGGGTGGCGGGTAGACCCCGGATACCCGCCCAACGGCCGTACAGGTCGACGTCCGTGCCGGCCAGAAAGGTCCGCAGGTTCGTCGGCAGCGCGTCGGTGAACGCGTGGGCGTCCAGGACGAAGGAGTCCCCACCCGACGGCGCCGGGGTGACAAGTTGCACCAGGACGTAGTCCTCGTCGGGGTGCCGTCGCCTGACCGGTGTCCCACCGATGTCCACAACGATGTCGAAGCTGTCGGCGTGCAGGTCGATGACGCCTCCGTCCAGCGACCTGCGGGTGCGGTGCGGGTACAGCTCCCGCAGGGTCGAGCCGAGCAGGGCCGCCGCCACCTGGGCGAGGGAGTCGGGATGGGGGGGAAGGCCGGTCAGGACCACCGCGCCGGTCTCTGCGAGCCGGTCGCGAGCGGCCGGGCCGGCGGCGGCGAGACGATCGGGTACGACGGCGACGCCGGTCACGACCGCACCCTGTCGTCCGGGAGCGTGGACGTCACCGAGGTGGCGACT
The sequence above is a segment of the Micromonospora sp. WMMD882 genome. Coding sequences within it:
- a CDS encoding TauD/TfdA family dioxygenase, which encodes MTGVAVVPDRLAAAGPAARDRLAETGAVVLTGLPPHPDSLAQVAAALLGSTLRELYPHRTRRSLDGGVIDLHADSFDIVVDIGGTPVRRRHPDEDYVLVQLVTPAPSGGDSFVLDAHAFTDALPTNLRTFLAGTDVDLYGRWAGIRGLPATPRVGRHIEYTRTGRRITRRADGALPLHRDPDEEYVASMLARFDEEVGRAQSVLPRFRLYSGDVLVLDNYRCWHGRDPHTGERVTHIQTLRTDQAG